From Alphaproteobacteria bacterium:
GTCGACGAGCGCGAAAACGACCGCATCGCGGGCTTCGTCGTAGGGCTCGAAACGGGGTCCCGGTTGGCTGCCATAGCGCGCCGGGTGGACGTTCGACGGGCTGCCGGTGAGCACCACGCCGTCGAGCAGGCCGACCAATTGGCGGACATCCTGGGTGTCCGCCATCGCCGGCACGATCAGCGGCGTGGCACCCGCGATATCGGCAATGGCACGGGCATATTTGTCGCCCAGCACATGCATCGGCTGGCCGCCGATATCGCGGCAATCGGCGGTCAGACCGACCACCGGGCGCCTCATCGCCCGGCCCCGTTTGGTCCGCCGGTCACGACCCGCCGACGTCCTTTTCACGGTGATAGGTGAAGGTCTCGTTGATCTTGTCGAGAAGATGCTGCCCGCCGGTCGTCGGCGGATATTTCGCCGGGTCGTCCGGCCCGGTGCAGGTCGACTGGGCACGCACCTCGGCATCGAAATTGGGGTCGAAAAAGAACGGCATCGAGTAGCGCTCCATGCCCGAAATGTTGATGACACGGTGGGTCGTTGACGCGAAATGGTCGTTGGTCCAGCGCGCCATCATGTCGCCGACATTGATGACGAACGTACCGGGTATCGGTGGCGCATCGATCCACCGCCCGGCGGCGTTGCGAACTTGAAGCCCGCCGGCATCGTCCTGGGCGAGCATGGTCACGCAGCCGAAGTCGGTATGGGCGCCGGCCCCGATCCGCTGCTCGGTGATGCGGCCGCGCTGCGGCGGATAGTGCAAGGGGCCCAGCGTCGTCATCGGCTCGGTCACCTTCGGGTCGAAGAAACATTCGTCGATGTCGAGCGCCAGCGCAAAAGCGCGCATGATTTGACGGCCCAGGTGATCCATCGATTCATAGTAGGCCTTGATCGCGCCCTGCCAGCCGGGCAAGCTCGAAGGCCACTGGTTGGCGCCGTGCAGGGGCGTCCCAGCCGCGACCAGGGGGTGATCCTCGGGCAAATCGCGCCCGATCTTGACGCCTTCCTTGAAATCGCCTTGCTCGCGCTGCTTTGCCGGGTCCAGGTTTTCGCCGCCGAGAGCGAAAAAGCCGCGATGGCACGACGAATTCTCGATAGCGATCTCGTGTTTGCGTTCCGCCGGCAGATCGAAGAAACGCTTTGCTTCGGCGAACGTGCGCGCCACCAAGGCGTCGGGAACACCATGGTTTCTCACATAGAAGAAGCCGATGTTCCGGCACGCGTCGCCGATCCGTTTGCCGACCCCGACGCGGGCATCGAAACCGCCCAGGCGAAAGGGTTCGAAGTCGATCACCGGCACCGCTTCGAGCGGGATGCGTTCGCCGACCAATCCTTGATCGAGATCGACCTGCTCCGCCATGTCAGTCTCCACGTACGCGTTTGGTCACGACCCAAAGAGTATAGCCGAGAATTAGGACCAGCGCCGCGCTTCCGGTGGTCAGCGCACCCAGCGTCGGCACTAGGGGCGTATAGCCCGAAATCATCTTGGCATAAAGCCACTCCGGCACGGTTTGATCGGCGCCGGTGGTGAACAGCGACAAGGGGAAATTTCCCCACGACAGCAGAAACGCGAACAGTCCGCCCGAAACGATACCGGGCCACAACACCGGCAAGGTGATCTCGCGCAGGGTCTGCCAACGCGACGCGCCGAGATCGTAGGCCGCCTCTTCGAGCGCGGGGTCGAACGAATATGCCTGGATCGAGATGACCAAGGTCACGATCGGCGTGATCCAGACGAGATGCGCCAGCACCGCGGTCCGCCAGTCCGGGATGATGCCGACGGCGCTGAACCAGATCAGCAAGGCGAGGCCCAGAACCGCCTGCGGAAAGAAGATCGGCAACAGCACGATGCGCTGGTAGATATGCCGCCCCCGCATCATCCAAACAGCCGCGCCGGACGGACCCACTCGATCCCGTACTGCGTCGCGGCGGCCCTGCTCAAGCCGATCCGATACGAGGATTTCAACGAACCGTATTGCAGGGACCTGGCCCTCACGCAACTCATCCCGAAGATCGACGTCGTCGAAGACTCCGAGATCACGAAAGCCTATCCCGCGAAGTCCAAGTGCACGATCACAATCACCCTAGCGGACAGTTCGACGATTCATGGCGAACGCGACTACCCCTAGGGAGACCCCAATGACCCCCTCTCCGACAGGGAAATCGAGGCCAAGCTCCGCGAGTACTTCTTCTTTGCCGAAAACTAGGCCGAACAGGACGCGCTGATCGAGCGTTTGTGGAAACCCAAGCAGGAAACAAGTCTCGATTGGCTGATCGCGCCGCTCAAAAAGCAACGGATCTGAAGCCCGCCCTGGATAAGCGGGAGAACCGCGACGAATAAGTAGTAAGATCAACTCGGTCATCGCTAGCGGCTGGCTCTTCGACCCCAAGCACGGTTAAGATCCTCTTTGCCCGATCCAGCGGCGATGCGGTGAAGACATTGCAGTTCACCATCCCCAAAACTTCCGCTACTAAGAATAGTGGCAGTTTGGGCTCAGGAGGGAGGCGACCCGTGAAGACGGTCACTGGTGCGATTTGCGCGTTACTGGTTCTGTTGATTTCCCAAGACGCCTGGGCGGCAAAGGGCGCGATCCCGCCCGACTACCATGGCATGTGGGGCGCCGGCGGCTGCAGTAGTCCCTTGTTTTTCTTCCACATCGAGGCCTCAGGCATCCAGGGCTATGGCCCCGACAAGCGCACGCCAGCCGGTAACTGGGACGTTCGCAAGGCCAGCCAAACCGCCGATGGCATCGCCTTCGACACGCCGGAGACCAACACCGGCAAGGACTTCTACATGGAGATATCGAAAGTCCGCGAGGGCTGGCTGAGCATCAAGATGCGCACCGCCGACGGCACCGATCAGGCCGAGTTTGAAGAATGCTCCTTATTTAATCAGTGAGGGGTAGGGCAGTATAGCCTGTCGTCGAGTGCGACAGGTTGTCGGCCAACGAAGGGATTGAGCGGTGCCGTTTGGTCCTCGCCGTGCTCAGGCATGATGAACAACTCGGGCTCATCACATAGGTCATCCTCACAATCTTCGGTGTCGGATTCGAGGAAATCCTCGGCCAACGGTGAGACCTGGGCGTTGTCGACGGCCGAAGTATCCTCGACCCAGGAGATGCCGCCCTTGCCGTTCATCGGGCCGCCGTCGGGCATGATCCCGCAAATGTTGGTTGCACCGTCGAGGCGGGCCGGCGACGCGGTGTAGGTGCCGCCGGTGCGGCAAGAGTCGATTTCGCCGTTGATCAAGGCCAGGTTCATCTGCACGAGGTCGTCGGTCAGCAGTTTTGCGCCCTTGGACCAGGCGCGGGCCACCTTCTCGAAGGCCGCGATGTCGTCCGCGCCATGCTTCTCGAATGGATCGACGCCGGCGCCGACGGACATGTGGTAGATGTTCCAATTGTCGTAGGTGAGGATGCCTAAGCGGTCGCCCGGCTGACTTTGTCGGTGTTGACGACGAAGTTGAAGGGTCCGAGGCGCTGGATCATGCCGAGCAGGTCGCCGCCTTCGGAGTAGCACCGTTTGTAGTCTTTGTTGAACGGTTCCATCATCTTGTCGAAGTGCGGCTCGAAGCGTTCCTTCGGCAGCGGCGTGATGAGTTTCTCACCGAACATCTGATCGCGCGCCCAGCGCTGGTTGACGTTGATGACGTCCCACACGTTGGTCTCGCCGGCGCGCAGCTTGTTGATCATGTCCGGGTCCGAGGTGCCGCTCTCGGCCGACACTTTGGCGCCGGTCATCTGGCGGAAGGGATCGAGAACCTCGTCCAAATCGTAACTTTCCCAGCACAGGATATTGAGTTGCTTTTCGCGTGCGGCTTGGGCCCGGCGAGGAAAGAGCCGGCGGCGGCAAGGGTGCTCGCGGCGGCAGCCATCTTGAGCGTGCCTCGGCGGCTGAATTTCATGACGATCCTCCCTGTTTCCACAAGTCCGGCGGCACGGCCGCCTCGAATTCTGCGGATATTCGTAATCCGTCCCGCCATTTGACGCTGCCGCGCCAAGGTTGGTAAATCCAACATGATTTGTTGTACTTGCCACACACATCTGACATAACCGTAGACCGAATATGGCGCCGCCCGGGCCGTGGCCGGGGCGCTGACGCGGGCTTCAGGGCCGGTTTATGATCGATTTCATTTTCATGTTCACGCGAGACGATCAAACGGTTGAGGACTGTCTCGACGTCTTCGACCTGATCGCCCCCCTCGGCATTCGGCATATGGGCTTCAAGGACGTCGGCACCGATATCGAGACCTTGAAGGAGCTCAACCGGCGCATCCTGTCGGCAGGGGCAATGAGCTATCTCGAAGTCGTCAGCACGACGCTCGAGGCCTGCCGCGACTCCGCCCGTACGGCGCGTGAGATCGGTGTCGACCGGGTGATGGGCGGCACCGCGGCCGAGGAAATCCTGCCGATTCTCGATGGCACGAAGATCGAATATCTGCCGTTCCCGGGCAAACCGAACGGGCACCCGACAAATCTCGGCGGGTCGTCCGAGGATGTTGAATCGGATTGCGTGCGCTTCGGCGCCCTCGGCTGTGCCGGAGTTGATCTGCTCGCCTACCGCGCCACCGATGCCGACCCGATCGAATTGATAAAGGCGGCCCGGCGCGGAACCGACGGCTATCTCGTCGTTGCCGGCAGCGTCGACAGCCCGGCAAGGATAAGAGCCTTGGCCGATGCTGGTGCCGACGCCTTCACCATCGGCTCGGCCGCCTTCAATGGCGCGTTCAGTTGTCGCAAGGGTGCCCTGACGTCGCAACTCAGGGACATCCTCGCCGCCGCCGCATGAGCAATTCGAGCCCCCCGGTCGCCGCCGTGCGCCCCAGTAAATCGGAGCGCCACGACCGCATCATCGGCGCCCTCAAATTGTCGCCGACCGTGCGCATCTCCGAGCTTGCCGAGGCGTTCGGCGTTTCGACCGAAACCGTGAGGCGGGATATCGATGACTTGTCGAGCCGCGGCTTGGTCGCGCGCACCTATGGCGGGGCGACGGCGCCCATGGGCCGCGAGCCCGGCGTCCGCGAACGCGCCGCGGCCATGGTCAAGGAGCGCGAACGTATCGCCGGCGCGGCGTGCCGGATGATCAACCCGGGCGACGTGGTCATGGTCGATTCCGGCGCCACCACCCTGCATCTCGCGCGCTGCATGGCCGGTGCCCGCGTCGACGCCACCGTCATCACCAACGGCATACGGGTCGCTCAAACGCTTGGCGCGGCGGAGACGATCCGGGTCATCCTGTGCCCCGGCGCCTACAGCGCGCGGGAGGATGGAGTTTACGGTCAGGACACGTGCGAATTCCTGACCCGGTTCCATGCCAACGTCGCCTTCACCAGCTCGGGTGGCCTGACCGATGGCGGCATCACCGATGTCGATTCTCAGGCGGCGTTCGTCAAACGGGCGATGTTCGCCCGCGCCGAGCGGCGCGTCTTCATGGTCGACCACGCCAAGTTCGGCGTCCGTCTGCTGGAGGTCGTGATGCCGCTCTCGATATTGACCAATATCGTCACCGACACCGCACCGCCGGCCCCACTCGCCCAGGCCATCGCCAAGGCCGACATCGAGCTGATGGTCGCGTGAAATCGAAACCGCTCGTCAATAGATCTCGAGATACTCGTTGCGTTCCCAATCGGTGACGTGAGAGCGGAAGCGGGCTAGCTCGGCGCGCTTGACCGTGACGAAGACGTTCATGAACTCCTCGCCCAGCAAGCCCCGCATCCCGGCGTCGGCCGCGAGCGCGTCGAGGGCGTCCTCGAGCGAGCCGGCAAGCTTCTCGTGCGCCGGGTCGTCCTCCGACGGACCTTGGGATTGGGGCGGCAGGTCGCCGCCGGCCTCGACGCCGAGCAACCCGGCCGCCAGCATCGCCGCCGCCGACAGGTATGGGTTCGACAAGGCCGAGCCCGAACGCAGCTCGATGTGACAATTGGCGGTGCCGGCATCCTTGATCCGCACCATCGCCGAACGGTCCTCGATCCCCCACGAGATGTTGGACGGCGCAAAGGTGTGCGGCTTGAGCCGATGGTAGCAATTGGGCGTCGGCCCCAATAAGGGCTGCATCGCCTTGGCGTGATCGAGTAGGCCCTTGGTGAACGAACGGAGGAGGGGGTTGAGGGCGTCGTCGCCCGATCCCTCGGCGGCGAACGCGCCGCGGCCGGTCGCCTTGTCGATCAGGCTGAGGTGGACGTGACAGCCGCATCCCGCCATGTCGGTCGCCGGCTTCGACATGAACGTCGCCAGGTAGCCGGCGCGGTGGGTCAGTTCCTTGACCGCGTTCTTGAACGTGAACGCCTTGTCGGCCGCCTCGAGGCCGATCGCCGGGCCGAAATTAGTCTCGAACTGCGACGGCGAGTATTCGCAATTGTGGGTGATGATGTCGATGCCCGCCGCCTGCAGGGTGTCGAGCAGGGTATCGAGGAAG
This genomic window contains:
- a CDS encoding isopenicillin N synthase family oxygenase, with product MAEQVDLDQGLVGERIPLEAVPVIDFEPFRLGGFDARVGVGKRIGDACRNIGFFYVRNHGVPDALVARTFAEAKRFFDLPAERKHEIAIENSSCHRGFFALGGENLDPAKQREQGDFKEGVKIGRDLPEDHPLVAAGTPLHGANQWPSSLPGWQGAIKAYYESMDHLGRQIMRAFALALDIDECFFDPKVTEPMTTLGPLHYPPQRGRITEQRIGAGAHTDFGCVTMLAQDDAGGLQVRNAAGRWIDAPPIPGTFVINVGDMMARWTNDHFASTTHRVINISGMERYSMPFFFDPNFDAEVRAQSTCTGPDDPAKYPPTTGGQHLLDKINETFTYHREKDVGGS
- a CDS encoding ABC transporter permease subunit, which encodes MMRGRHIYQRIVLLPIFFPQAVLGLALLIWFSAVGIIPDWRTAVLAHLVWITPIVTLVISIQAYSFDPALEEAAYDLGASRWQTLREITLPVLWPGIVSGGLFAFLLSWGNFPLSLFTTGADQTVPEWLYAKMISGYTPLVPTLGALTTGSAALVLILGYTLWVVTKRVRGD
- a CDS encoding MmgE/PrpD family protein, producing the protein MPPPHHPNSRAGRTHSIPYCVAAALLKPIRYEDFNEPYCRDLALTQLIPKIDVVEDSEITKAYPAKSKCTITITLADSSTIHGERDYP
- a CDS encoding DeoR/GlpR transcriptional regulator yields the protein MSNSSPPVAAVRPSKSERHDRIIGALKLSPTVRISELAEAFGVSTETVRRDIDDLSSRGLVARTYGGATAPMGREPGVRERAAAMVKERERIAGAACRMINPGDVVMVDSGATTLHLARCMAGARVDATVITNGIRVAQTLGAAETIRVILCPGAYSAREDGVYGQDTCEFLTRFHANVAFTSSGGLTDGGITDVDSQAAFVKRAMFARAERRVFMVDHAKFGVRLLEVVMPLSILTNIVTDTAPPAPLAQAIAKADIELMVA
- a CDS encoding glutamine synthetase — translated: MTGDTITQMMTELDALGARYVRFELPDLHGTSRTKVVPIAKVEGYARDGLNFYGGTIALDTASNVIGGTGMNEEGSYRDQQLIPDPSTLRPVPWLEDTVKVVCDARWAPGEPIKATPRTVLAGLLDRAGELGYEVMVGHEFEFYILDAETREPLFGGVHIFNATRNQYIPFLDTLLDTLQAAGIDIITHNCEYSPSQFETNFGPAIGLEAADKAFTFKNAVKELTHRAGYLATFMSKPATDMAGCGCHVHLSLIDKATGRGAFAAEGSGDDALNPLLRSFTKGLLDHAKAMQPLLGPTPNCYHRLKPHTFAPSNISWGIEDRSAMVRIKDAGTANCHIELRSGSALSNPYLSAAAMLAAGLLGVEAGGDLPPQSQGPSEDDPAHEKLAGSLEDALDALAADAGMRGLLGEEFMNVFVTVKRAELARFRSHVTDWERNEYLEIY